In one Flavobacteriales bacterium genomic region, the following are encoded:
- a CDS encoding RNA polymerase sigma factor, giving the protein MNTSLHHARCTSLQMRQGQVAPAPHLRVTHSDVRTGIAEPARPACMGVVAATRMEGHGTSAPVVMDIQAYNRAVDDHSDALYRYVVKHLRDRDEAKDIVQECFLRLWMRLDRVAVAGARSYLYATAHNLLVDRSRRRKYLTRYENWHDDVRTAHQPAAGLKDRIDGALAKLSPLQRSLVLLRDLEGRSYGDIVEMTGLDMTKVKVYLYRARKAMQGHLGELVELI; this is encoded by the coding sequence ATGAACACTTCCCTCCATCACGCACGCTGCACCTCGCTGCAAATGCGGCAAGGCCAAGTCGCCCCCGCCCCGCATCTCCGGGTCACCCACAGCGATGTGAGGACCGGGATCGCCGAGCCGGCCAGGCCCGCCTGCATGGGCGTGGTCGCGGCCACCCGCATGGAGGGGCATGGAACAAGCGCCCCCGTCGTCATGGACATCCAAGCCTACAACCGCGCCGTGGACGATCATTCGGATGCCCTGTACCGCTACGTGGTGAAGCACCTGCGCGACCGGGACGAGGCCAAGGACATCGTCCAGGAGTGCTTCCTGCGGCTGTGGATGCGGTTGGACCGTGTTGCTGTCGCGGGAGCGCGGAGCTATCTCTACGCCACGGCGCACAACCTGCTCGTCGACCGATCGCGCAGGCGGAAGTACCTGACCCGTTACGAGAATTGGCATGATGACGTGCGGACCGCTCATCAGCCCGCTGCTGGGCTCAAGGACCGCATCGATGGCGCATTGGCCAAGCTGAGCCCTTTGCAGCGCTCTCTGGTGCTCCTTCGTGACCTGGAAGGCCGCTCCTACGGCGATATCGTGGAGATGACGGGACTGGACATGACGAAAGTGAAGGTCTATCTGTACCGGGCCCGGAAGGCGATGCAGGGCCATTTGGGTGAGCTGGTCGAGTTGATCTGA
- the fbp gene encoding class 1 fructose-bisphosphatase — protein sequence MSEIKTLSEFIVERQADFPGASGDLSSLLTAFRLAAKIVNREVNKAGLMADILGAEGTENVQGEAQQKLDVYANNLFIRMMKTQGAVCAVASEENDDIVHFDNGGKYVVTMDPLDGSSNIDVNVSIGTIFSIYKRISTGPKATLEDFLQPGNAQVAAGYIVYGSSTMLVYSTGHGVNGFTLDPSIGTFCLSYPDMKTPADGKIYSINEGNWYEFSDGVRNYIDACKQKKMSARYIGSLVADFHRNLLKGGIYLYPGTQKAPKGKLRLLYEANPLAFLVEQAGGMATDGTTRILDLQPTELHQRCPLYIGSRNMVEAAMKS from the coding sequence ATGTCCGAAATCAAGACCCTCTCCGAGTTCATCGTTGAACGCCAGGCCGATTTCCCCGGCGCATCGGGCGACCTGAGCAGCCTGCTCACCGCCTTCCGCCTCGCCGCCAAGATCGTGAACCGCGAGGTGAACAAGGCCGGACTGATGGCCGATATCCTCGGCGCGGAAGGCACCGAGAACGTGCAGGGCGAGGCCCAGCAGAAGCTCGACGTCTACGCCAACAACCTCTTCATCCGCATGATGAAGACCCAGGGTGCGGTGTGCGCGGTGGCCAGCGAGGAGAACGACGACATCGTGCACTTCGACAACGGCGGCAAGTACGTGGTGACCATGGACCCGCTCGATGGCAGCAGCAACATCGACGTGAACGTGAGCATCGGCACCATCTTCAGCATCTACAAGCGCATCAGCACCGGCCCCAAGGCCACGCTGGAGGATTTCCTGCAGCCCGGCAACGCGCAGGTGGCGGCAGGCTATATCGTGTACGGCAGCAGCACCATGCTCGTGTACAGCACCGGCCACGGCGTCAACGGCTTCACCCTCGACCCCAGCATCGGCACCTTCTGCCTAAGCTACCCGGACATGAAGACGCCCGCCGATGGGAAGATCTACTCCATCAACGAGGGCAACTGGTACGAGTTCAGCGATGGCGTGCGCAACTACATCGATGCCTGCAAGCAGAAGAAGATGAGCGCCCGCTACATCGGCAGCCTGGTGGCCGACTTCCACCGCAACCTGCTCAAGGGCGGCATCTACCTCTACCCAGGCACGCAGAAAGCCCCGAAAGGCAAGCTCCGCCTGCTGTACGAGGCGAACCCGCTCGCCTTCTTGGTGGAACAAGCCGGCGGCATGGCCACCGATGGCACCACCCGCATCCTGGACCTGCAGCCGACCGAGCTGCACCAGCGCTGCCCGCTGTACATCGGCAGCAGGAACATGGTGGAGGCGGCGATGAAGAGTTAG
- a CDS encoding GNAT family N-acetyltransferase: protein MNVVIRRAEPRDVPRMLELVRELATFEKEPEAVTVKEDAMRDAGFGEQPVWWGWVAEKRSDDRMIGTPDDQNARLLGMAVCYERYSTWRGRVGYLEDIVVTEAARGQRVGEKLFRACVEDALERGYHHLTWQVLDWNEDAMRFYARLGAEFDPHWVNGRMTRDTMKKLIEA, encoded by the coding sequence ATGAACGTTGTCATCCGAAGGGCTGAGCCGCGTGACGTGCCGCGGATGCTGGAGCTGGTGCGGGAGCTGGCCACCTTCGAGAAGGAGCCGGAGGCGGTGACGGTTAAGGAGGATGCGATGCGCGATGCCGGTTTCGGCGAGCAACCGGTGTGGTGGGGGTGGGTGGCGGAGAAGCGATCCGACGATCGGATGATCGGTACGCCGGATGACCAGAATGCGCGCTTGCTCGGTATGGCGGTGTGCTATGAGCGTTATTCCACCTGGCGCGGACGGGTGGGTTACCTGGAGGACATCGTGGTGACGGAAGCCGCGCGCGGGCAGCGGGTCGGGGAGAAGCTGTTCCGTGCCTGTGTGGAGGACGCGCTCGAGCGTGGCTATCATCATCTCACTTGGCAGGTGCTGGATTGGAACGAGGATGCCATGCGGTTCTACGCCCGACTGGGTGCGGAATTCGACCCCCATTGGGTGAATGGCCGGATGACGCGTGATACCATGAAGAAGTTGATCGAGGCATGA
- a CDS encoding aspartate kinase translates to MKVFKFGGASVKDAAGVRNVARVLTHFPGEDILVVLSAMGKTTNALERVVWDWRDGKSVRDQVEVLRQQHVSVLHEVVPGFDEAEAWLLESFDELEELLSGTPTDRPDQDYDQIVSYGELWSTQIVSAYLSEELEVCSWMDARDLVRTDALHRSARVDWETSAQLVKEQFSSGDGQEPVQFPVITQGFIGATDGGLTTTLGREGSDFSAAIFAYLLDAESVTIWKDVPGMFNADPKRFPDTKLLSHISYREAIELSYFGASVIHPRTLQPLQQKHIPLYVRSFMDLAAPGSIINDVSESDSLIPSFIVKPKQLLVSITPRDLSFVVEENLHHIFGLFARANVRIDLMQNSALAFSVVVDDTPRSRSLIEELRRDYEVRYNEECELVTVRHYDDATLERLCEGREVLIEQRSRTTARFVLK, encoded by the coding sequence ATGAAAGTCTTCAAGTTCGGCGGGGCCAGCGTGAAGGACGCGGCCGGTGTGCGCAACGTGGCGCGGGTGCTGACGCATTTCCCCGGGGAGGACATCCTGGTGGTGTTGAGCGCCATGGGCAAGACCACCAATGCGCTGGAACGCGTGGTATGGGACTGGCGGGACGGCAAGTCGGTGCGTGACCAGGTGGAAGTGCTCCGCCAACAGCACGTGTCCGTGCTGCATGAGGTGGTGCCCGGGTTCGACGAGGCCGAGGCCTGGCTGCTGGAGTCTTTCGATGAATTGGAGGAGCTGCTCAGTGGCACACCCACCGACCGCCCCGACCAGGATTACGACCAGATCGTGAGCTACGGTGAATTGTGGAGCACGCAGATCGTGAGCGCCTACCTGAGCGAGGAGCTGGAGGTCTGCTCCTGGATGGATGCCCGTGACCTGGTGCGGACGGATGCCCTGCACCGATCGGCACGCGTGGACTGGGAGACCAGCGCTCAACTCGTGAAGGAGCAGTTCTCCAGCGGCGATGGCCAGGAGCCGGTGCAGTTCCCTGTGATCACGCAAGGATTCATCGGTGCCACCGATGGGGGCCTCACCACAACGCTGGGCCGGGAGGGCTCTGACTTCTCCGCCGCCATCTTCGCCTACCTGCTGGATGCGGAGAGCGTTACCATCTGGAAGGACGTGCCCGGCATGTTCAACGCCGACCCCAAGCGCTTCCCGGACACCAAGCTGCTCAGCCACATCAGCTACCGCGAGGCCATCGAGCTGAGCTACTTCGGTGCCAGCGTGATTCACCCGCGCACCCTTCAGCCGTTGCAGCAGAAGCACATCCCCCTCTATGTGCGCTCCTTCATGGACCTGGCCGCGCCGGGCAGCATCATCAACGATGTGAGCGAGAGCGATTCGCTGATCCCCTCGTTCATCGTGAAGCCGAAGCAGCTGCTGGTCAGCATCACCCCGCGCGACCTCAGCTTCGTGGTGGAGGAGAACCTGCACCACATCTTCGGACTGTTCGCGCGGGCCAACGTGCGCATCGACCTCATGCAGAACAGCGCGCTGGCCTTCAGCGTGGTGGTCGACGACACGCCGCGCAGCCGCTCCTTGATCGAGGAGCTGCGCCGCGACTATGAGGTGCGCTACAACGAGGAGTGCGAGCTGGTCACGGTGCGGCACTACGATGATGCCACGCTGGAACGACTTTGCGAGGGCCGTGAGGTGCTCATCGAACAGCGCAGCCGGACCACGGCGCGCTTCGTGCTCAAGTAG
- a CDS encoding tetratricopeptide repeat protein codes for MRRLQPLILLLAIACGASAQFNNRLDAIQLIQQGDMQLRLGSSEQALLSYTSAIQRDMGFADAYMKRAALYNRLGHYQLAMADLDRALELNPYSEYIYDRRAKVKLLMNDVKGAEEDWSRAVALQPYDDLLREGRVDAWLSAGETGRALEELDTLLLEKPHDVLLLLKRTSALLQADRPEDALRSAEEARRVSPRLAIVHDLRGVAYMRMQRWLDALAALDSAILLDRNFDLAWYNRGLVQLRMGRDDLARADMNRALELAQDRPHFFFQRALIRKRDGDLAGARDDYDRALELAPDYLEAQYNRAFVRNQLGDRAGAMADAEATLQRSPGDPDAWVLKGSLHMLFAEYPEAIDCFDRALLIQGDHAASLYNRGLAKHMTYRPEQGCDDLRRSAALGNMRASDAMRYFCAF; via the coding sequence ATGAGACGCCTGCAACCCCTCATCCTGCTGCTGGCCATCGCCTGCGGCGCTTCGGCGCAGTTCAACAACCGGCTCGATGCCATCCAGCTCATCCAGCAAGGCGACATGCAACTGCGCCTGGGCAGCAGCGAGCAGGCGCTCCTGAGCTACACCAGCGCCATCCAGCGCGACATGGGCTTTGCCGATGCCTATATGAAGCGGGCCGCGCTCTACAACCGGCTCGGCCATTACCAGCTGGCCATGGCCGACCTGGACCGGGCGCTGGAGCTGAACCCCTACAGCGAGTACATCTATGACCGACGGGCCAAGGTGAAGCTGCTGATGAACGACGTGAAGGGCGCCGAGGAGGACTGGAGCCGTGCCGTTGCTCTGCAGCCCTACGACGACCTGCTGCGCGAGGGCCGCGTGGATGCCTGGCTCTCAGCGGGCGAGACGGGTCGCGCCCTGGAGGAGCTCGACACGCTCCTGCTCGAGAAGCCGCACGATGTGCTCCTGCTCCTGAAGCGGACCTCTGCCCTGCTGCAGGCCGACCGCCCGGAGGATGCCCTTCGTTCGGCCGAGGAGGCGCGCCGCGTCTCGCCCCGGCTGGCCATCGTGCACGACCTGCGCGGCGTGGCCTACATGCGCATGCAGCGCTGGCTCGATGCCCTAGCCGCATTGGATAGTGCGATCCTGCTCGATCGCAACTTCGACCTTGCCTGGTACAACCGCGGACTGGTCCAGCTGCGCATGGGGCGCGACGACCTGGCCCGGGCCGACATGAACCGCGCACTGGAGCTGGCCCAGGACCGGCCGCATTTCTTCTTCCAGCGCGCCCTGATCCGCAAACGGGACGGCGATCTGGCCGGCGCCCGCGATGATTACGACCGGGCCCTGGAGCTCGCGCCGGATTACCTGGAGGCCCAGTACAACCGCGCCTTCGTGCGCAATCAGCTCGGCGATCGGGCCGGTGCCATGGCCGACGCCGAGGCCACCCTGCAGCGATCGCCGGGTGATCCCGATGCCTGGGTGCTGAAGGGCAGCCTGCACATGCTCTTCGCCGAGTATCCAGAGGCCATCGATTGCTTCGACCGGGCGCTGCTCATCCAAGGCGACCATGCGGCGAGCCTTTACAACCGCGGCTTGGCGAAGCACATGACCTACCGGCCCGAGCAAGGGTGCGACGACCTCCGCCGAAGCGCCGCGCTCGGCAACATGCGTGCCTCGGATGCCATGAGGTACTTCTGCGCCTTCTGA